The following proteins are co-located in the Vigna unguiculata cultivar IT97K-499-35 chromosome 9, ASM411807v1, whole genome shotgun sequence genome:
- the LOC114162122 gene encoding metal transporter Nramp5-like, with product MASLMQQQPKGVNVGSNRIVAVNVSPSNNLPTPSHHDASSNHDQKPGWKKFMAYVGPGFLVSLAYLDPGNMETDLQAGADHKYELLWVILIGLIFALIIQSLAANLGVTTGKHLSELCKAEYPLLVKYCLWLLAELAVIAADIPEVIGTAFALNILFHIPVWAGVLITGCSTLLFLGLQRFGVRKLELLISVLVFVMAGCFFGEMSYVKPPASGVLKGMFVPKLSGQGATGDAIALLGALVMPHNLFLHSALVLSRKVPSSVRGINDACRYFLIESGFALFVAFLINVAMVSVSGTVCAADNLSAANANQCSDLTLNSASFLLKNVLGRSSSTIYAIALLASGQSSAITGTYAGQYIMQGFLDMRMKTWIRNFITRCIAITPSLIVSIIGGSQGAGRLIIIASMILSFELPFALIPLLKFSSSSTKMGPHKNSIIIIVISWILGLGIIGINVYYLSTSFVGWLIHSSLPKVANVLIGIIVFPLMALYVGAVIYLTFRKDTVKTYVETKNEAAMEKGFVVDGQLELSEVPYREDLADIPLPP from the exons ATGGCTAGCTTGATGCAACAGCAACCAAAAGGCGTTAATGTAGGTAGTAATCGCATAGTCGCAGTCAATGTCTCTCCCTCTAACAACCTTCCTACACCATCTCATCACGATGCCTCTTCAAATCATGATCAG AAGCCTGGGTGGAAAAAGTTCATGGCATATGTGGGTCCTGGCTTTCTGGTTTCCTTGGCTTACCTTGATCCTGGAAACA TGGAAACTGATCTGCAAGCTGGAGCTGATCACAAATACGAG CTGCTGTGGGTAATACTGATTGGACTGATTTTTGCGCTTATAATTCAATCGTTGGCTGCGAATCTGGGCGTAACGACTG GAAAACACCTTTCAGAGTTATGTAAAGCGGAATATCCATTATTGGTAAAGTACTGCTTGTGGTTATTGGCTGAGCTCGCTGTCATAGCTGCAGACATACCTGAag TGATTGGCACAGCCTTCGCGTTGAACATACTTTTCCACATCCCTGTATGGGCAGGAGTTCTCATAACTGGCTGCAGCACCCTCTTATTTCTTGGTCTTCAGAGATTTGGG GTAAGGAAGTTGGAACTGCTGATATCAGTGCTAGTTTTTGTAATGGCTGGATGTTTCTTTGGGGAAATGAGCTACGTAAAACCACCTGCTTCTGGTGTATTGAAAGGAATGTTTGTGCCAAAACTCAGTGGTCAGGGAGCTACAGGGGATGCTATTGCTCTTTTGGGTGCCCTTGTCATGCC GCACAACCTTTTCCTCCACTCTGCTCTGGTCCTGTCTAGAAAAGTACCCAGTTCCGTGCGTGGCATCAAT GATGCATGTAGATACTTCCTCATAGAAAGTGGATTTGCATTGTTTGTGGCATTCCTAATCAATGTTGCAATGGTTTCTGTGTCGGGAACTGTTTGCGCTGCTGACAATCTTTCTGCAGCAAATGCTAATCAGTGCAGCGATCTTACCCTTAACTCTGCTTCCTTCCTTCTCAAG AACGTGTTGGGACGATCGAGCTCTACCATTTATGCTATAGCACTGCTAGCCTCAGGACAAAGTTCAGCCATCACTGGAACCTATGCAGGACAATACATCATGCAG GGTTTCTTGGACATGAGGATGAAAACATGGATTAGGAACTTTATAACAAGGTGCATTGCCATAACACCTAGTCTTATTGTTTCAATCATTGGGGGTTCTCAAGGGGCTGGTCGGCTTATCATCATTGCATCG ATGATACTTTCATTTGAGCTTCCATTCGCTCTGATTCCTCTGCTTAAGTTCAGCAGCAGCAGTACAAAGATGGGACCTCACAAGAATTCTATAATT ATAATTGTGATCTCATGGATTCTGGGGTTGGGAATCATCGGCATCAATGTGTACTATCTTTCTACCTCGTTCGTGGGTTGGTTAATTCATAGCAGTCTACCAAAGGTGGCAAATGTGTTGATTGGGATCATAGTGTTTCCTCTAATGGCACTTTATGTTGGCGCAGTTATATACCTAACATTCAGAAAAGACACTGTTAAGACGTATGTTGAGACGAAGAATGAAGCAGCAATGGAAAAAGGGTTTGTGGTTGATGGTCAATTAGAGTTGAGTGAAGTTCCCTACAGAGAAGACTTGGCTGATATCCCCTTACCACCATAA
- the LOC114162451 gene encoding uncharacterized protein LOC114162451 isoform X3 gives MSMNTESSTSQFPVSQLNFSREINGNETEIIISRYEDHFLVIATQIGTMGTIVYARKEEGVSINPTFNVSVIFGKRDEPMLVACARQLIEQMSLSGSSRPLVLSLGLKDHSVETLKGIVSAVMDNSM, from the exons ATGTCAATGAATACGGAAAGCTCCACTTCTCAATTTCCAGTGTCTCAACTCAATTTCTCTCGGGAAATCAAT GGGAATGAAACGGAGATTATTATTTCGAGATACGAAGATCATTTTCTG GTTATTGCTACCCAAATAGGAACCATGGGGACAATAGTATATGCCAG AAAGGAAGAAGGGGTGTCCATCAATCCAACGTTCAACGTTTCTGTTATATTTGGCAAACGGGATGAG CCAATGTTAGTAGCATGTGCACGTCAGCTGATTGAGCAAATGAG TTTGTCTGGCTCCTCCAGGCCATTGGTCCTCTCGCTTGGTCTTAAAGACCATTCTGTG GAGACATTGAAAGGCATTGTTTCTGCTGTGATGGACAATAGCATGTG A
- the LOC114162174 gene encoding replication factor C subunit 2 yields the protein MQSSQQWVEKYRPRQVKDVAYQEEVIRVLTNTLETGSCPHMLFYGPPGTGKTTTALAIARQLFGPELYKSRVLELNASDDRGINVVRTKIKDFAAVAVGTSKRKNGYLCPPFKIIVLDEADSMTEDAQNALRRTMETYSKVTRFFFICNYVSRIIEPLASRCAKFRFKPLSEVIMSSRILYICKEEGLYLDTAALSTLSSISHGDLRRAITYLQSAARLFGSSISSENLISVSGVVPEKVVEAVLQACRSGNFDFANKEVNNFIAEGYPASQMLTQLFEAIVEENDLSDEQKARISKKLGEADKCLVDGADEYLQLLAVVSNTMKAFSNIPEEFAYEC from the exons ATGCAGAGCTCTCAGCAATGGGTCGAGAAATA CCGACCGAGGCAAGTGAAAGATGTTGCGTACCAAGAGGAAGTTATTCGAGTTCTAACAAATACACTTGAAACTGGAAGT TGCCCCCACATGCTCTTCTATGGTCCTCCCGGCACTGGAAAAACAACTACTGCCCTTGCAATTGCCCGTCAGCTTTTCGG GCCTGAGCTCTACAAGTCTAGGGTGCTGGAGCTGAATGCAAGTGATGATAGAGGGATTAATGTTGTTcgtacaaaaataaaagattttgcTGCTGTGGCTGTTGGTACTTCTAAGCGTAAGAA tggttatctttgtccTCCATTTAAGATTATTGTTCTAGATGAGGCTGATTCAATGACAGAAGATGCTCAG AATGCCCTGAGGCGTACAATGGAAACGTACTCTAAAGTTACAAGGTTCTTTTTTATATGCAACTATGTGAGCAG GATTATAGAACCGCTTGCTTCAAGGTGTGCAAAATTCAGGTTCAAGCCATTGTCAGAAGTAATCATGAGCAGCCGGATATTGTACATATGCAAAGAAGAGGGACTCTATCTTGATACTGCG GCTCTTTCAACCCTTAGTTCTATTTCTCATGGAGATCTTCGCCGGGCAATCACATACTTGCAG TCTGCAGCTCGCTTATTTggatcttcaatttcttcagaGAATCTGATTTCTGTGTCTGGG GTTGTTCCAGAAAAAGTTGTGGAGGCAGTTCTTCAAGCTTGCAGAAGTGGTAATTTTGATTTCGCAAACAAGGAAGTCAACAATTTCATTGCAGAGGGATATCCAGCTTCTCAAATGCTTACTCAG TTATTTGAAGCCATTGTTGAAGAAAATGATCTATCAGATGAACAGAAAGCAAGAATATCCAAGAAGCTGGGTGAAGCTGATAAG TGTCTAGTTGACGGTGCTGATGAATACTTGCAACTTCTTGCTGTGGTCAGCAATACAATGAAGGCTTTTAGCAACATCCCAGAAGAATTTGCTTACGAGTGTTAG
- the LOC114162421 gene encoding cyclin-A1-1-like isoform X1: protein MTTQNRRSSFSSSTTSSLAKRHASTTASSSLAAPTNVPKKRPPLSNLTNTVVHRNSSSSVPCAAKLAKTKKEVVLPCSGNKRPTLANVKPTNAIVFPKANSLALRNEAPPPPPPLVVSVAVPPPVLDVSPSKSDAMSVSMDESMSSCDSFKSPDIEYVDNSDVAAVDSIERKTFSNLNISDSSESGNICSRDILVELEKGDKFVNVDNNYADPQLCASFACDIYKHLRASEAKKRPSTDFMERIQKDINPSMRAILIDWLVEVAEEYRLVPDTLYLTVNYIDRYLSGNVMNRQKLQLLGVASMMIASKYEEICAPQVEEFCYITDNTYFKEEVLQMESAVLNFLKFEMTAPTVKCFLRRFVRAAQGVDEVPSLQLECLTNYIAELSLLEYSMLCYAPSLIAASAIFLAKFILFPSVKPWNSTLQHYTLYQASDLCVCVKDLHRLCCNSLNSNLPAIREKYSQHKYKYVAKKYCPPSIPPEFFLS, encoded by the exons ATGACCACACAGAACCGTCGTTCGTCGTTTTCCTCCTCAACGACGTCGTCTTTGGCCAAACGCCATGCATCCACCACCGCTTCTTCCTCTCTAGCGGCTCCTACAAATGTGCCGAAGAAGCGTCCACCTCTCTCTAACCTCACCAACACCGTCGTTCACCGCAACTCTTCCTCTTCG GTTCCGTGCGCAGCTAAACTCGCGAAGACGAAGAAAGAGGTTGTTCTGCCCTGTTCAGGCAATAAAAGGCCCACGCTTGCGAATGTCAAACCTACTAATGCAATTGTTTTCCCCAAGGCTAATTCTCTCGCTCTGAGGAATGAAGCTCCTCCGCCTCCTCCTCCACTCGTTGTCTCTGTTGCTGTTCCTCCTCCGGTGCTGGATGTTTCGCCTAGTAAATCAGATGCAATGTCGGTCTCTATGGATGAGTCGATGTCTTCTTGTGATTCGTTCAAGAGTCCTGACATTGAATATGTGGACAATAGTGATGTGGCGGCTGTTGATTCAATTGAGAGAAAGACGTTCAGCAATCTCAACATATCTGATTCTTCCGAATCAG GCAACATTTGTAGTAGGGACATACTTGTTGAGTTGGAAAAAGGGGACAAGTTTGTCAATGTTGATAACAATTACGCTGATCCTCAGCTCTGTGCATCCTTTGCTTGTGATATCTACAAGCACCTTCGTGCATCTGAG gcAAAGAAAAGGCCTTCCACAGACTTCATGGAGAGAATTCAGAAGGACATAAACCCTAGCATGCGTGCAATATTGATTGACTGGCTTGTGGAG GTGGCTGAAGAGTATAGACTAGTACCTGATACATTGTATTTGACGGTAAACTACATTGATCGTTATCTTTCAGGAAATGTGATGAACAGACAAAAACTACAATTACTTGGTGTTGCCTCCATGATGATTGCCTC TAAATATGAGGAGATTTGTGCACCTCAGGTGGAGGAGTTTTGTTACATTACTGATAACACGTACTTCAAAGAAGAG GTTTTGCAGATGGAATCTGCTGTCTTAAATTTTCTCAAGTTCGAAATGACAGCCCCAACAGTAAAATGTTTCTTGAG AAGATTTGTACGTGCAGCTCAAGGAGTCGACGAG gTCCCTTCGCTGCAACTTGAGTGCTTGACAAACTATATTGCGGAATTGTCTCTCTTGGAGTACAGTATGCTTTGTTATGCTCCATCACTTATAGCCGCTTCCGCAATTTTTCTGgcaaaatttatacttttccCTTCAGTGAAACCATGG AACTCCACATTGCAGCATTACACGCTCTACCAGGCTTCTGATCTGTGTGTTTGCGTGAAGGATCTCCACCGCCTATGTTGTAACAGCCTAAACTCAAATTTGCCAGCAATCAGAGAGAAATATAGCCAGCACAAG TACAAATATGTTGCCAAGAAGTACTGCCCTCCTTCAATACCCCCAGAATTTTTCCTGAGTTGA
- the LOC114162451 gene encoding uncharacterized protein LOC114162451 isoform X1, whose product MSMNTESSTSQFPVSQLNFSREINGNETEIIISRYEDHFLVIATQIGTMGTIVYARKEEGVSINPTFNVSVIFGKRDEPMLVACARQLIEQMSLSGSSRPLVLSLGLKDHSVETLKGIVSAVMDNSMW is encoded by the exons ATGTCAATGAATACGGAAAGCTCCACTTCTCAATTTCCAGTGTCTCAACTCAATTTCTCTCGGGAAATCAAT GGGAATGAAACGGAGATTATTATTTCGAGATACGAAGATCATTTTCTG GTTATTGCTACCCAAATAGGAACCATGGGGACAATAGTATATGCCAG AAAGGAAGAAGGGGTGTCCATCAATCCAACGTTCAACGTTTCTGTTATATTTGGCAAACGGGATGAG CCAATGTTAGTAGCATGTGCACGTCAGCTGATTGAGCAAATGAG TTTGTCTGGCTCCTCCAGGCCATTGGTCCTCTCGCTTGGTCTTAAAGACCATTCTGTG GAGACATTGAAAGGCATTGTTTCTGCTGTGATGGACAATAGCATGTGGTAA
- the LOC114162421 gene encoding cyclin-A1-1-like isoform X2 encodes MTTQNRRSSFSSSTTSSLAKRHASTTASSSLAAPTNVPKKRPPLSNLTNTVVHRNSSSSVPCAAKLAKTKKEVVLPCSGNKRPTLANVKPTNAIVFPKANSLALRNEAPPPPPPLVVSVAVPPPVLDVSPSKSDAMSVSMDESMSSCDSFKSPDIEYVDNSDVAAVDSIERKTFSNLNISDSSESGNICSRDILVELEKGDKFVNVDNNYADPQLCASFACDIYKHLRASEAKKRPSTDFMERIQKDINPSMRAILIDWLVEVAEEYRLVPDTLYLTVNYIDRYLSGNVMNRQKLQLLGVASMMIASKYEEICAPQVEEFCYITDNTYFKEEVLQMESAVLNFLKFEMTAPTVKCFLRFVRAAQGVDEVPSLQLECLTNYIAELSLLEYSMLCYAPSLIAASAIFLAKFILFPSVKPWNSTLQHYTLYQASDLCVCVKDLHRLCCNSLNSNLPAIREKYSQHKYKYVAKKYCPPSIPPEFFLS; translated from the exons ATGACCACACAGAACCGTCGTTCGTCGTTTTCCTCCTCAACGACGTCGTCTTTGGCCAAACGCCATGCATCCACCACCGCTTCTTCCTCTCTAGCGGCTCCTACAAATGTGCCGAAGAAGCGTCCACCTCTCTCTAACCTCACCAACACCGTCGTTCACCGCAACTCTTCCTCTTCG GTTCCGTGCGCAGCTAAACTCGCGAAGACGAAGAAAGAGGTTGTTCTGCCCTGTTCAGGCAATAAAAGGCCCACGCTTGCGAATGTCAAACCTACTAATGCAATTGTTTTCCCCAAGGCTAATTCTCTCGCTCTGAGGAATGAAGCTCCTCCGCCTCCTCCTCCACTCGTTGTCTCTGTTGCTGTTCCTCCTCCGGTGCTGGATGTTTCGCCTAGTAAATCAGATGCAATGTCGGTCTCTATGGATGAGTCGATGTCTTCTTGTGATTCGTTCAAGAGTCCTGACATTGAATATGTGGACAATAGTGATGTGGCGGCTGTTGATTCAATTGAGAGAAAGACGTTCAGCAATCTCAACATATCTGATTCTTCCGAATCAG GCAACATTTGTAGTAGGGACATACTTGTTGAGTTGGAAAAAGGGGACAAGTTTGTCAATGTTGATAACAATTACGCTGATCCTCAGCTCTGTGCATCCTTTGCTTGTGATATCTACAAGCACCTTCGTGCATCTGAG gcAAAGAAAAGGCCTTCCACAGACTTCATGGAGAGAATTCAGAAGGACATAAACCCTAGCATGCGTGCAATATTGATTGACTGGCTTGTGGAG GTGGCTGAAGAGTATAGACTAGTACCTGATACATTGTATTTGACGGTAAACTACATTGATCGTTATCTTTCAGGAAATGTGATGAACAGACAAAAACTACAATTACTTGGTGTTGCCTCCATGATGATTGCCTC TAAATATGAGGAGATTTGTGCACCTCAGGTGGAGGAGTTTTGTTACATTACTGATAACACGTACTTCAAAGAAGAG GTTTTGCAGATGGAATCTGCTGTCTTAAATTTTCTCAAGTTCGAAATGACAGCCCCAACAGTAAAATGTTTCTTGAG ATTTGTACGTGCAGCTCAAGGAGTCGACGAG gTCCCTTCGCTGCAACTTGAGTGCTTGACAAACTATATTGCGGAATTGTCTCTCTTGGAGTACAGTATGCTTTGTTATGCTCCATCACTTATAGCCGCTTCCGCAATTTTTCTGgcaaaatttatacttttccCTTCAGTGAAACCATGG AACTCCACATTGCAGCATTACACGCTCTACCAGGCTTCTGATCTGTGTGTTTGCGTGAAGGATCTCCACCGCCTATGTTGTAACAGCCTAAACTCAAATTTGCCAGCAATCAGAGAGAAATATAGCCAGCACAAG TACAAATATGTTGCCAAGAAGTACTGCCCTCCTTCAATACCCCCAGAATTTTTCCTGAGTTGA
- the LOC114164427 gene encoding uncharacterized protein LOC114164427: protein MGASVEYDDDDSCKKPGAVPFKWEVKPGLPIVQQKHHHQKLDSPSVKLRPPPPAGSYLLSSEEPRTRSFRSTPRGRSDRWRFERPLLTRVESVSSGCFFSPFLRRLQRRKMVQKRVVEEDYTSELETIGRWSLSSTKSLSPFRASTASSSVASSPRPISDAEWAGFGLF from the coding sequence ATGGGTGCAAGTGTAGagtatgatgatgatgattccTGTAAGAAACCAGGAGCAGTTCCTTTCAAATGGGAGGTAAAGCCCGGGCTTCCCATAGTGCAGCAAAAGCACCACCACCAGAAACTGGATTCGCCGTCAGTGAAGCTGAGACCACCGCCGCCGGCGGGCTCCTACCTCCTTTCTTCGGAGGAGCCGCGGACACGCTCCTTCCGGTCCACTCCGAGGGGCCGATCCGACCGGTGGCGGTTCGAGCGGCCCCTCCTGACCCGAGTCGAGAGCGTCTCGTCGGGTTGCTTCTTTTCGCCGTTTTTGAGGCGGCTGCAGCGGAGGAAGATGGTTCAGAAGCGAGTGGTTGAAGAGGACTATACGTCGGAGCTAGAGACCATTGGTCGGTGGTCCTTGTCGTCGACGAAGTCGCTCTCGCCGTTCCGGGCTTCCACGGCGTCGTCTTCTGTAGCGTCGTCGCCCAGGCCCATTAGCGATGCTGAATGGGCCGGATTTGGGCTTTTCTGA